The genomic region CCTGCCAGTGATTCCTGTTTAAATGATGTGTTCCGTTCTGCAAATTGAAAAAAGCTCTTCATGATGTCTGCATCTCCCATTCCATTTCGTTTAGTATATGAAAAAACTTTGGCCGCTAAAAGCCAAAGTTGTCTACAAGGAATAGAAGAATGTCACTCCATCTTACGTTTCCATTCCTTGTAGACAAGCTGTTTACGGTAGCTTGGTAGAGACGTTCAGGCCCTATTCCTGAACTTATACAAGGTTTATATTCTATTAAAATAATAGAAGAATCATAACAAGTTTATATCGGTACGTCAATGGAAAAATTTTAAACCAGTCTATTAATTGTAAGAGCAAGCTCTTCAGGATGATAAACGTTGATGAACAGTAGGAATCAATCTACAGAGTGAATGGTTCGATTCAATCGTGTCTTTTAGGGTAAACTGAAAACAGGGAAAAATATGAGGAGGTGATGCCGTATGACCGCTAACTTTGAAGCGAATCAATTAATCGATGAAAAATCTCCTTATCTGCTACAGCATGCCTATAACCCTGTGAATTGGTTTCCATGGGGAGAGGAGGCTTTTGAAAAGGCGAAAAAGGAAGGGAAGCCTGTGTTTTTAAGCATTGGCTATTCGACCTGCCATTGGTGTCATGTGATGGCCCATGAATCCTTTGAAGATGAGGAAATGGCAGCACTGCTTAATGAGCGGTTTGTATCGATAAAAGTGGATCGGGAGGAGCGGCCCGATTTGGATTCCATTTACATGAAGGTCTGTCAGATGATGACCGGACATGGGGGCTGGCCGCTTAGTGTTTTCTTAACTCCGAATAAGATTCCATTTTATGCTGGTACCTATTTTCCAAAAGAGAGCAAGTATGGCATGCCGGGTTTTAAAGAAGTGATCACACAGCTCTACCGGAAATTTAAGGAAGATCCGGAACATATAGCGGAAGTCACGGACAGTGTAACGAATGCTTTCGAGAAATTGAAGCAGAAAAAGGCCAAGGAACGGCTCACGATCGATAACACCCATAAAGCCTATAAACAGCTGGGGCGAATGTTTGATCCGGAGTATGGCGGTTTTGGGGCAGCACCGAAATTTCCGTCGGCTCATAACTTCATGTTTTTAATGAAGTATTATCACCTGACAGGTAAAAAACCCGCCAGGCAAATGGTTGAAAAAACGTTAAAATCAATGGCGGATGGGGGGCTTTTTGACCATATCGGCTTTGGATTCGCCCGTTATTCAACCGATGAAAAATGGCTGGTTCCCCATTTTGAGAAGATGCTGTATGATCAGGCGACATTAATCATGGCATACACAGAAGGTTATCAGCTTACGGAGAATACCAGGTGGAAGCAAATCAGTGAGCAGACCATTGAATTTGTGCTAAGAGAAATGAGGAATCAAGAAGGAGCGTTCTTATCGGCGATTGACGCGGACTCAGAAGGTGAGGAAGGCAAGTACTATACATGGACAGAGGAAGAAATATTTGATGTGCTTGGAGATGACCTCGGGGATCGTTTTTCGCAAGTTTATAATATTACTCCGGCCGGGAATTTTGAGGGAAAAAATATTCCGAACCAGATTGGAGTAAACGGGAGGAAAGTTGCGACCAGCCATAAGATGACGCTGGAGGACCTGCAGGATGAAATGGACGCCGCCCGGTTGAAGCTGCTTGAGGAAAGGGAAAAGCGAGTGTACCCACATGTAGATGACAAAATCTTAACATCATGGAATGCCCTCATGATCGCTGCGCTGGCACGGGCCGGGAAGGTATTTGAAAAAAGTCAGTATACAGAAGCGGCTCAAACAGCCATGGATTTTGCGGAGAAGAAGCTTTTTGCAGAGGGCCGGTTGATGGTTCGTTATCGTGATGGAGAGCTGCAGAATAAAGGATTTCTTGATGATTACGCTTTTTTATTATGGGCGTATATTGAGCTTTATGAGGCCACCTTTGATTTAGCTTACCTGCAAAAGGGCAAAAATATCGTCCAGGATCTGTTTGAATACTTTTGGGATGACGAGGAAGGAGGGTTTTATTTTTCCGGCTATGACAGTGAGACCTTATTGACGAGGGAAAAAGAGGTATACGATGGAGCTATCCCGTCCGGAAATAGTGTAGCGGTCGTGATGCTGCAAAAAATGGCCTATCTGACAGGGGAAACGGAATGGCTGGATCGAGTGGAGGAGATGTACTACAGTTTTAAGGATGATATAGATGGGGCATCGACCGGGAGTACATTCTTTCTGCAAAGCTTGTTATTCTTTGAAACTCCAACGAAAGAGGTTGTCGTCATCGGAAATCAAGGAGATGAAAACCGGGAGAGGCTGCTGTCTGAGCTGAATAAAGCGTATTTGCCAGATGTGTCGGTCCTTGTTGGAGAATCACCTGAGGAAATCGGCGAAGTGGCTCCGTTTGCGAGGGAATACCGGCAAATGGAGGATCAGACGACCGTGTATGTGTGTGAACATTTTGCCTGCCAGCAGCCGACGACCAATGTGGATGAGGCCTTACGAGCTATTTTAGGCTGATCTGGCTTATTGGAGGATTCTGATTTGGCTCTGTGCGGGCGGGCTTCCGGGGCTGGTGGATGGAGCCTTAGGGTTAGGATGGCGCTTGAGCGGGTGGGTGAAGGCCATTTTACCAGGCTAATGCTTGGGGAATGGCCTTCATTAGCCTTATGAAGGCCAAAAGGAAGAAAATTTTTATGGAAACTGGCCTTCACAAAGTGTGTGAAGGCCAATTTTATTTATATTTTATAATCAAGTGTCCTTCATAGCTCATTTAATCGGTTCATTCCGCATTCCAACGGCCACTCCCCAAACGTCCTGGCTATCTATTTAGGTGTAAGGAACTAGTCCTATGGCTTTAATTTATAATTGTAATCAAACTGTTAATGGAAAAGTATGAATTTTTTGATAAACTATGTAATTAGTGGTTTACTCTTATAAAGACATGGGTAAATATACAGAAAATTACTTAATATGGGAGGAATTTGAAAAAGATGAAAGCTTCTGGATTGGTAAGAAAGGTTGATGAGTTGGGACGTATCGTGATCCCTATTGAATTAAGGAGGACCATGGATATTAACATTAAAGATCCGATCGAAATTTTTGTGGATGACGATATGATTGTTCTGAAAAAATTCCGCTCACATGAATCCTGCGTCATATGTGATAATGTGAAGGACACGGTTGATATTAAAGGAAAGAAAGTTTGCTATGACTGTGCGGAAGAGATTCAGAATGCAGGAGAACTGCAGAAAGTTTAATCTTATTATTGTATCGAAACAGGGCCGGGAATGGGTTCCTGTTTATTTTTTTGCCATGGAAAACAAGGATTTTTTTAGAAATGATTTATACTTTTTTCGTCAATAGAAAAACTATAAATAGTCCTTGAGCAAAGGAGGGAAATGTAATGAAGGATGAAATGGAATATAGTGATGACCATCGTTTTATTCCGGTTACCTCGCTTACAAGCGGGATTGGACAGGCGGTTACTCCCGATATTTACTGCTTTCCGATTCAAGTTGTGAATGTAGTGTTTCTGGGTGAGCCGGATAGGGACAATTGGATGCTTGTCGATGCCGGTATGCCAAAATCGGCGGATGATATGATCAAAGAAGTGGAAAATCGTTTCGGTGAGGATAAGGCGCCCAGTGGAATCATTCTGACGCATGGGCATTTTGATCATGTCGGTGCGATTGTGGAGCTGGTGGAGCATTGGGATGTACCGGTTTATGCCCATGAAGCCGAAATTCCCTTTTTAACAGGAGAGAAAAGCTATCCTGAACCTGATTCTACAGTTGAAGGCGGGATGGTGGCGAAAATGTCCCCTTATTTTCCGAATGAACCTGTGAACCTGGGGAATCATGTGCAGGCCTTACCAGCTGATGGAAGTGTTCCTCATCTTGAAGAGTGGCAATGGGTACATACACCGGGACATAGCCCGGGTCATGTATCGTTTTTCCGGGAACAGGACCGTTCATTAATTGCCGGTGATGCATTTGTTACGGTGAAGCAGGAAAATCTTTTTAAGGTTATGGTTCAGGAGCAGGAAATCAGTGGTCCTCCGCGTTATTTAACTCCGGATTGGGAGGCAGCCCGTGAGTCTGTACGAAAGCTTGAAGGGTTAAAACCGAATGTGGCTGTTACCGGACACGGGATTCCAATGTCAGGCGAGGAACTTTCTGTACAATTGAAAAAGCTGGCTGACCATTTTGATCGTATCGCTATTCCTGATTATGGGCGGTATGTGGATGGTCAGGATAAGGAGCATTAGAACAATACTAAACACCCGTAATTCAAATTTTCCCTAATGATTAGTCCAAAGTAATTAAAGGATTCTTAGAAAATACAAATGCAGAAGCTCATAATTTGATAGTTTTTCAAGACCAACAAATCCGTTTTACACCTACATTTCTATTTGTAGATAAAAACGATCAGGTTCAATTTGTTTATGTTCCAGTCTTTAGTAATTGATTTTTGTGTTCATATACTTGCTGATGTATATCGAGAACAAGGGCGGATTTGAATAATCGAGGAATAGATAAGTTTAAAATATTTAACAGCAAAAATCCCTTTTATCAATACAGGGGGTTCACAATTTTCAAAATTAACGTTATAACTGGAATAATACGAGTTATAGGAGAGTGATCGAATGAAGGCTATACAAACGGATCAGGCACCGCAGGCTATTGGGCCCTATTCACAGGCAGTGGAGGCTGGAGGATTCCTGTATGTTTCCGGGCAAATTCCAATCCATCCGGAAAATGGGGAAATTGCCACCGGGATTGTTAATCAGACTGAGCAGGTGATGAAAAATATTAAGGCGATCCTGTCAGAGGCTGGTCTTGGCTTTTCCAATGTTGTGAAGTTTACTATCTACACAACGTCCATGGAAGACTTTCCAACCATCAACGATACATATGCCAAATTTCTGGAAGAGCCCTATCCGGCCAGAGCTACTGTGGAAGTCAGTAAACTGCCTAAGGATGTTCTTGTGGAGATCGATGCGGTCGCGTTTAAATAATCTGGGGACTGTCCCCACATGCTTTAAAGTATGAAAGTCACCTCGTCATCATAGGGGATACCAGGTTTGCTTTCTGGTCTTTTTTTCTCATGCTCTATGATGATAGGGGTGATTTTTACCGTTCTTGTGGTTCATGCCGGGTGGTATTCATGATGCAACTAAAAAACATGAATGATTGCCTCCTGCCCTTGGTAAAGGACAGGGAGACAACCATTCATGCCTGGTTGGTGCTATCGTTCTTATTCATCTTTCGGGATTTCCGTAAACATGCCTGCATAGTAGTTTTCTTCACCAGTTTCATCTTTAATGGTACTGATGGTTAACCACTCCCGGTAAATCTCGCCATTTTTACGCTTGTTCCAGATTTCTCCCTGCCAGAAGCCATTTTCCCGAATGTCTTCCCACATATCCTTATAAAAGTTCTCATCATGTTTTCCGGAATGCAGGAGACGAGGGGTTTCGCCAATAGCCTCTTCAGCTTCATAGCCTGTAACCTCCGTGAAGGCCGGGTTTACCCGCTGGATGACTCCCTTTCCATCGGTTACCATGATTCCCTGGCCAGAGTGATGGATAATGTCATTGGCAGCTGTTAATTTTCCAGTATAATACATAAAGATGACGATAATTAAACTTGCCAGTGCAACCTGGGACAGCGCCATAAATCCGATGGCGTAGTGACCTGTTATCTCGAATACGGACGTCAGAACAAGTGGTGGGAAAAAGCCTCCAAGTCCGCCCATTG from Virgibacillus sp. MSP4-1 harbors:
- a CDS encoding thioredoxin domain-containing protein, which gives rise to MTANFEANQLIDEKSPYLLQHAYNPVNWFPWGEEAFEKAKKEGKPVFLSIGYSTCHWCHVMAHESFEDEEMAALLNERFVSIKVDREERPDLDSIYMKVCQMMTGHGGWPLSVFLTPNKIPFYAGTYFPKESKYGMPGFKEVITQLYRKFKEDPEHIAEVTDSVTNAFEKLKQKKAKERLTIDNTHKAYKQLGRMFDPEYGGFGAAPKFPSAHNFMFLMKYYHLTGKKPARQMVEKTLKSMADGGLFDHIGFGFARYSTDEKWLVPHFEKMLYDQATLIMAYTEGYQLTENTRWKQISEQTIEFVLREMRNQEGAFLSAIDADSEGEEGKYYTWTEEEIFDVLGDDLGDRFSQVYNITPAGNFEGKNIPNQIGVNGRKVATSHKMTLEDLQDEMDAARLKLLEEREKRVYPHVDDKILTSWNALMIAALARAGKVFEKSQYTEAAQTAMDFAEKKLFAEGRLMVRYRDGELQNKGFLDDYAFLLWAYIELYEATFDLAYLQKGKNIVQDLFEYFWDDEEGGFYFSGYDSETLLTREKEVYDGAIPSGNSVAVVMLQKMAYLTGETEWLDRVEEMYYSFKDDIDGASTGSTFFLQSLLFFETPTKEVVVIGNQGDENRERLLSELNKAYLPDVSVLVGESPEEIGEVAPFAREYRQMEDQTTVYVCEHFACQQPTTNVDEALRAILG
- a CDS encoding AbrB/MazE/SpoVT family DNA-binding domain-containing protein; the encoded protein is MKASGLVRKVDELGRIVIPIELRRTMDINIKDPIEIFVDDDMIVLKKFRSHESCVICDNVKDTVDIKGKKVCYDCAEEIQNAGELQKV
- a CDS encoding MBL fold metallo-hydrolase, yielding MKDEMEYSDDHRFIPVTSLTSGIGQAVTPDIYCFPIQVVNVVFLGEPDRDNWMLVDAGMPKSADDMIKEVENRFGEDKAPSGIILTHGHFDHVGAIVELVEHWDVPVYAHEAEIPFLTGEKSYPEPDSTVEGGMVAKMSPYFPNEPVNLGNHVQALPADGSVPHLEEWQWVHTPGHSPGHVSFFREQDRSLIAGDAFVTVKQENLFKVMVQEQEISGPPRYLTPDWEAARESVRKLEGLKPNVAVTGHGIPMSGEELSVQLKKLADHFDRIAIPDYGRYVDGQDKEH
- a CDS encoding RidA family protein yields the protein MKAIQTDQAPQAIGPYSQAVEAGGFLYVSGQIPIHPENGEIATGIVNQTEQVMKNIKAILSEAGLGFSNVVKFTIYTTSMEDFPTINDTYAKFLEEPYPARATVEVSKLPKDVLVEIDAVAFK